One Podarcis muralis chromosome 1, rPodMur119.hap1.1, whole genome shotgun sequence genomic window carries:
- the LOC114585234 gene encoding olfactory receptor 4S2-like encodes MELKSPAENINNVTEFIFFSFTQNEELEKICFVVFLFFYLAIVLGNSLITVTIIFSSRLNSPMYFFLSYLSFVDICYSSVTAPKMIIDFLVEKKTISFIGCIAQLFGVHFFGCTEIFILTVMAYDRYIAICKPLHYTTIMTKRVCGQMIAASWVGGLMHSLVQTLSVTQVTFCGPNEIDHYFCDVHPLLKLACTDTYIIGIIVVANSGMIALGCFIILVISYIVILVSLRSRSSEGRQKALSTCASHILVVILFFGPCTFMYIRPSSDFAEDKSVAVFYTVITPMLNPLIYTLRNAEMKNAMRKLWRRKVTSSEKAKI; translated from the coding sequence ATGGAACTCAAATCTCCAGCTGAGAACATAAACAATGTGACAGAGTTTATCTTTTTCAGCTTCACCCAAAATGAGGAGCTGGAGAAAATTTGTTTTGTGGTTTTTCTGTTCTTCTATTTAGCCATTGTGCTGGGAAACTCCCTGATCACAGTCACCATCATCTTCAGCTCCCGCTTGAATTCTCCCATGTATTTTTTCCTCAGCTACTTATCTTTTGTAGACATCTGCTACTCCTCTGTCACGGCCCCCAAAATGATTATAGACTTCCTTGTAGAAAAGaaaaccatttccttcattggctGCATAGCGCAGCTCTTTGGTGTCCATTTCTTTGGCTGCACAGAAATCTTCATCCTCACAGTGATGGCGTACGACCGGTACATTGCAATCTGTAAACCTCTCCACTATACCACCATTATGACCAAGCGGGTTTGTGGGCAGATGATAGCAGCCTCGTGGGTTGGAGGGCTCATGCATTCATTGGTGCAGACCCTTTCCGTCACTCAGGTCACCTTTTGTGGACCCAATGAAATTGACCACTATTTCTGTGATGTCCACCCTTTACTGAAACTGGCTTGCACAGATACCTACATTATTGGCATCATTGTGGTGGCTAATAGTGGGATGATTGCATTGGGCTGCTTCATCATCCTGGTTATCTCCTACATTGTCATCTTGGTCTCCTTGAGGTCTCGCTCTTCCGAAGGGCGTCAGAAGGCTCTGTCTACCTGCGCCTCCCACATCTTGGTggtcattttattttttggacCATGCACCTTTATGTACATACGCCCTTCCAGTGACTTTGCAGAAGACAAGTCGGTGGCTGTGTTTTACACCGTGATCACCCCAATGCTCAACCCATTGATCTACACATTACGAAATGCGGAGATGAAGAATGCCATGAGAAAACTATGGAGGAGGAAAGTGACTTCAAGTGAGaaagcaaaaatttga
- the LOC114584416 gene encoding olfactory receptor 4S2-like, translating to MANRNNVSEFIFLGLTADQDLQKACFAIFLVLYAAILTGNVLIIATVKSSSRLNSPMYFFLSYLSFVDIGYSSATAPKLIADFLVEKKIISFAGCMTQLFVFHFFGVTEIFLLTVMAYDRYIAICKPLHYTTIMSKSVCNWTMRALWLGAFAHSMVQTLLTLHLPFCGPNEIDHYFCDVHPLLKLACTDTYIVAYVVIVNSGMVSLVSFVLLTVSYIIILVTLRSRSSEGRLKALSTCGSHITVVILFFVPCIFIYLRPSTTFSEDKGVAVFYTIITPMLNPLIYTLRNEEVKNAMRKLWSKKKVLWGG from the coding sequence ATGGCGAACAGGAACAATGTGTCTGAATTCATCTTCTTGGGACTCACCGCAGATCAGGACTTACAAAAAGCCTGTTTTGCGATCTTTCTGGTCCTCTACGCAGCAATATTAACGGGGAATGTACTTATCATTGCCACCGTCAAGAGCAGCTCCCGTCTGAACTctcccatgtatttcttcctgaGTTACCTCTCCTTTGTAGATATTGGCTACTCATCTGCTACTGCCCCCAAACTGATTGCAGACTTCCTTGTTGAGAAGAAAATCATCTCCTTTGCTGGCTGCATGACGCAGCTCTTTGTGTTCCACTTCTTTGGTGTCACTGAAATTTTCCTCCTCACAGTGATGGCATATGACCGGTACATAGCTATCTGCAAACCCCTCCATTACACAACTATTATGAGCAAAAGTGTATGCAATTGGACGATGAGGGCATTATGGCTGGGAGCATTTGCACATTCGATGGTACAGACTCTCCTCACCTTACATCTCCCCTTCTGTGGGCCCAATGAAATTGACCATTATTTTTGTGATGTCCACCCTCTATTGAAATTGGCCTGTACTGATACTTATATTGTTGCGTATGTTGTCATTGTCAATAGCGGCATGGTTTCTCTAGTCAGTTTTGTTCTCCTGACAGTTTCATATATCATTATCCTAGTCACTCTGAGAAGTCGTTCTTCTGAAGGGCGCCTCAAAGCCCTCTCCACCTGTGGCTCTCACATCACTGtagtgattttattttttgtgccTTGCATCTTCATCTACCTGAGGCCTTCCACCACATTCTCAGAGGACAAGGGCGTGGCGGTGTTCTACACCATTATCACCCCTATGCTCAACCCTTTGATTTACACCTTGAGAAATGAAGAGGTGAAAAATGCAATGAGAAAATTATGGAGCAAGAAAAAAGTACTTTGGGGTGGTTAA